In one window of Ruminococcus hominis DNA:
- a CDS encoding alpha-L-rhamnosidase, whose amino-acid sequence MNQIYAAKTNHITNPVGFLLNPVVFSWKVRECRGKNQRCARILVAKDETFADVLWDTGEAKLDSLAVKAEMNLEPCTRYYWKVIVTTDADEVLESDVQFFETAKRDEPWVGKWITCDSRMERHPIFSKRIIPRGKVKKARLYLCGLGLYEAYFTDGEKTETDILKSAKIGEEYLTPYCNNYNQWLQYQTYDVTAQMQREGVLSVLLGNGWYKGRFGFNQTEQKGFYGDEWKLLAEVHLEYEDGTQEIIGTDDTWEVTRSNLFFSNIYDGEKRDDTLEPVEPVSAQLAEAPQGRLTERLSLPVTVHEQFTPKELIHTPKDEWVFDLGQEITGIFKLHVHEPKGKEIRIQTGEILQDGCFYNENLRTALSEYVYISDGEEKDIVPHFTFYGYRYVKISGVTNVSCEDFTGMALYSDYEGTGSIQTGNELVNQLISNVEWGMKDNFLDVPTDCPQRDERMGWTGDTQVFSGTACYLADTYAFYRKYLYDLYKEQLIAGGMVPEVVPTFGPSKCSCAWGDAACIVPWNVYLFSGDATILEQQFDSMKAWVDYIRKVDGEHHGWRHSFHYGDWLALDRVGAAAGNVYGATDEGYIADIYYAASAELTAKAAAVLGRKEEEKQYREIAEKQWRVVKEEYFTPTGRCAEKTQTGLLLALKYHLSEDEELTREMLKKLFRESRNKLNTGFVGTSLLCNVLTDNGMTDTAYRLLLNEEYPGWLHEVKLGATTVWERWNSLDEDGKISSTGMNSLNHYSYGAILEWMFRHVGGIHLLEESPGGRRVAICPNVHYDLRQVKTVYDSASGRYECGWEITNDNRIKISITIPFGGEGEVRLPHAPEILFEDKTNPLFATVVNGICYITAGNYEVVYEATEKLKKIYSVESKLEDLLNHPQIRAFLSTMTEVDMIPDAVYGLSFRQVAEMFSGPMDEGQAEMLNTALSQY is encoded by the coding sequence CTGGAGCCTTGTACCAGATATTACTGGAAGGTAATCGTTACTACGGACGCAGACGAAGTGCTGGAGTCCGACGTACAGTTCTTTGAGACGGCAAAGAGGGACGAGCCGTGGGTGGGAAAATGGATTACCTGCGACAGCAGGATGGAACGCCATCCCATTTTCTCAAAGCGAATCATTCCCCGTGGAAAGGTAAAAAAAGCCCGTCTCTATCTCTGCGGACTGGGGCTTTATGAGGCATATTTTACGGATGGAGAGAAAACCGAAACAGATATTTTAAAATCCGCAAAAATCGGGGAAGAATATCTGACCCCGTACTGCAATAACTACAATCAGTGGTTACAGTATCAGACGTATGATGTGACCGCGCAGATGCAGCGCGAAGGTGTGTTGTCCGTTCTTTTGGGGAATGGGTGGTACAAAGGGAGGTTCGGGTTCAATCAGACAGAACAGAAAGGATTTTACGGCGACGAGTGGAAACTGCTGGCAGAGGTGCATCTGGAATATGAGGATGGCACACAAGAGATAATCGGCACGGATGACACATGGGAAGTGACAAGGAGCAATCTGTTTTTTTCCAATATATATGACGGGGAGAAACGGGATGATACCTTGGAACCTGTCGAACCTGTCAGCGCGCAGCTTGCTGAGGCGCCGCAGGGGCGACTGACGGAGCGGCTGTCCCTTCCGGTGACTGTGCATGAACAGTTTACACCGAAGGAACTGATTCACACCCCGAAGGATGAATGGGTGTTTGACTTAGGGCAGGAGATTACCGGGATTTTCAAACTTCATGTCCATGAGCCGAAAGGAAAAGAAATCAGAATCCAGACAGGCGAAATCCTGCAGGACGGATGTTTTTATAACGAAAACTTAAGAACCGCTTTGTCGGAATATGTGTATATCTCTGACGGGGAAGAAAAAGACATTGTTCCGCATTTTACATTTTACGGATACCGGTATGTAAAAATCAGCGGGGTAACCAATGTCTCCTGTGAAGATTTTACGGGAATGGCACTCTACAGTGATTACGAAGGTACCGGTAGTATACAGACAGGAAATGAACTGGTAAATCAGTTGATTTCCAATGTGGAATGGGGCATGAAGGATAATTTCTTAGATGTGCCGACAGACTGTCCGCAGAGAGATGAGCGCATGGGATGGACAGGCGACACACAGGTGTTTTCGGGTACGGCATGTTATCTGGCGGATACCTATGCATTTTACAGAAAATATCTGTACGATTTGTATAAGGAACAGCTGATTGCCGGAGGGATGGTTCCGGAGGTGGTGCCGACCTTCGGTCCGTCGAAATGTTCCTGTGCATGGGGCGATGCGGCCTGTATCGTTCCGTGGAATGTCTATCTGTTCAGCGGGGATGCTACCATATTGGAACAGCAGTTTGACAGTATGAAGGCTTGGGTGGACTATATCCGTAAGGTGGACGGAGAGCACCACGGATGGAGACATTCCTTCCATTACGGAGACTGGCTGGCGCTTGACCGGGTGGGAGCCGCGGCGGGAAATGTATACGGAGCGACCGATGAAGGCTATATTGCGGATATTTATTATGCGGCAAGCGCGGAGCTTACAGCGAAGGCAGCGGCGGTTCTCGGGCGAAAGGAAGAGGAAAAACAATATCGGGAAATCGCCGAAAAACAATGGCGTGTGGTAAAAGAAGAATATTTTACCCCGACCGGAAGATGCGCGGAAAAGACACAGACGGGTCTTCTGCTGGCTCTGAAATATCATTTGTCAGAGGACGAAGAGCTGACCAGAGAGATGTTAAAGAAACTTTTCCGCGAGAGCAGAAACAAATTGAATACCGGATTTGTGGGAACCTCTCTTTTGTGTAATGTGTTGACCGATAACGGAATGACGGATACCGCCTACCGCCTGCTTTTGAACGAGGAGTATCCGGGGTGGCTGCACGAAGTGAAACTGGGAGCCACCACAGTCTGGGAACGATGGAATTCACTGGATGAAGACGGTAAGATATCCAGTACCGGAATGAACAGTCTCAACCATTATTCTTACGGGGCGATTCTGGAATGGATGTTCCGCCATGTGGGAGGAATCCATCTTTTGGAAGAATCTCCGGGAGGCAGAAGGGTTGCAATTTGTCCGAATGTCCATTATGATTTGAGACAGGTAAAGACCGTGTATGACTCGGCAAGCGGACGGTATGAGTGCGGCTGGGAAATCACGAATGATAACAGAATCAAAATCAGCATCACGATTCCGTTTGGCGGAGAAGGCGAGGTGCGATTGCCGCATGCTCCGGAGATTCTGTTTGAAGATAAGACAAATCCACTATTCGCAACAGTGGTGAACGGTATTTGTTATATCACTGCAGGAAACTATGAAGTCGTATATGAGGCAACTGAGAAGTTAAAGAAAATATACAGCGTGGAGTCAAAGCTGGAAGATTTGCTGAACCATCCGCAGATACGGGCATTTTTATCGACGATGACCGAGGTGGATATGATACCGGATGCGGTCTATGGATTGTCGTTTCGGCAGGTGGCGGAGATGTTTTCAGGACCGATGGATGAAGGACAGGCAGAGATGTTGAATACAGCATTATCACAATATTAA
- a CDS encoding glycoside hydrolase family 1 protein has product MSFSKDFIWGAASAAYQVEGAYNEDGKGMGIWDALSDGHVKHGDNGNVACDHYHRYKEDVALMKEMGLKAYRFSVSWPRIIPEEGVVNPKGIEFYQNLVQELLDAGIEPMCTIFHWNLPMWIYEKGGWYCEEISDYFAEYTKVVVEALSDKVSYWMTVNEPACFIGAGYIAGAHAPFESLIKGLDMSKPEARGQIAQKMAVLTKNTLLSHGKAVQTIRKYAVKTPQIGMALNGNIYTPWENTETGVAEAKAQTFTENPMVFNLGWWADPMILGTMPPALAPFVNAEELEMIRQPLDFFGYNCYNSNNYSEDWGSNEHVYEGQPRTAMDWPITPDVLYWAAKFIYERYQLPVLITENGMANLDFVMSDGKVHDPQRIDFLQKYIGGLEKVAEEGVPLVGYMYWSILDNFEWAEGYDKRFGLVHVDYQTQKRTRKDSSYWYADVIKRNSVE; this is encoded by the coding sequence ATGAGTTTTTCAAAGGATTTTATCTGGGGCGCGGCGAGCGCGGCTTATCAGGTGGAGGGCGCGTATAATGAGGACGGAAAGGGCATGGGCATCTGGGATGCCTTGTCAGACGGTCATGTCAAGCATGGCGATAACGGCAATGTGGCATGCGACCATTATCACAGATACAAAGAAGATGTGGCACTTATGAAAGAAATGGGACTGAAGGCGTACCGCTTTTCTGTAAGTTGGCCGCGTATTATTCCGGAAGAAGGTGTGGTAAATCCGAAGGGAATTGAGTTCTATCAGAATCTGGTGCAGGAACTTCTGGATGCGGGGATTGAGCCAATGTGTACGATTTTCCACTGGAATCTGCCGATGTGGATTTACGAGAAGGGTGGCTGGTACTGTGAGGAAATCAGCGATTATTTCGCGGAATATACCAAAGTTGTGGTGGAGGCATTGTCAGATAAAGTGTCCTACTGGATGACGGTCAATGAACCGGCGTGCTTTATCGGCGCGGGATATATTGCGGGTGCGCATGCGCCGTTTGAAAGTCTGATAAAGGGGCTTGATATGAGCAAGCCGGAGGCAAGAGGGCAGATTGCGCAGAAGATGGCAGTGCTTACAAAGAATACGCTGTTGTCTCACGGAAAAGCCGTGCAGACCATCCGCAAATATGCCGTGAAGACACCACAGATTGGGATGGCGTTAAACGGCAACATCTATACTCCGTGGGAGAATACGGAAACAGGGGTTGCGGAGGCAAAAGCACAGACATTTACGGAGAATCCGATGGTATTTAACCTTGGATGGTGGGCAGACCCGATGATACTTGGAACAATGCCGCCTGCACTGGCGCCGTTTGTAAATGCAGAAGAGTTGGAGATGATCAGACAGCCGTTGGATTTCTTTGGCTATAACTGCTATAACAGTAATAACTATAGTGAAGATTGGGGCTCAAATGAACATGTATATGAAGGACAGCCGCGCACTGCCATGGACTGGCCGATTACCCCGGATGTGCTGTACTGGGCGGCGAAGTTTATTTATGAGCGTTATCAGCTGCCGGTATTGATTACGGAAAATGGTATGGCAAATCTGGACTTTGTGATGAGTGACGGTAAGGTGCATGACCCGCAGCGGATTGATTTTCTGCAAAAATATATAGGCGGACTGGAAAAGGTGGCGGAGGAAGGCGTACCGCTGGTGGGATATATGTACTGGTCGATTCTGGATAACTTTGAGTGGGCGGAAGGATATGATAAGCGTTTTGGATTGGTGCATGTGGATTATCAAACCCAGAAGAGAACACGGAAGGATTCGTCTTACTGGTATGCGGATGTAATCAAGAGAAACAGTGTGGAGTGA
- a CDS encoding sugar hydrolase, translated as MGQVKNNDSFLGKAEKLKPVLKHRMLRPVGVVSFERKKADSGADEMICSGTRPIQELPHQVLGKGQKLVLDFGDHQVGYVSFTIDARGSHFDAPAYIRLKFAERPSELFDRMEDCESWISKSWIQEEFLHIDVMPQKISLPRRYAFRYLQAEVIDTSSKYGIVIDGVSVDAVSAVDMADIQLLDSGDMLLDRIDRVGAKTLMDCMQSVFEDGPKRDRRLWLGDLRLQALANYETFKNYDMVKRCLYLFAGSTFSDGRIAACLFLEPEIAADDSYLMDYALLFGAILWEYYQETGDAETLRELYPRVIQQIDLCMELFVENDLVKEQKEPLCLLDWTVELDRQAGTQGVLIYSMGYGVKLAGEMGDGETARRLVVSMERLRQTARESFWEEEKGAFVSGSSRQVSWATQVWMVLADVPGREESWKLLLHMAETGSELPMITPYMYHYYVEALLHCGMKDEAVNVIRNYWGGMVNEGADTFWELYNPANPDESPYGSVMLNSFCHAWSCTPSYLLRKL; from the coding sequence ATGGGACAGGTAAAAAACAATGATTCTTTTTTGGGCAAGGCTGAAAAATTAAAGCCTGTGCTGAAGCACAGGATGCTCCGGCCGGTGGGCGTTGTGTCCTTTGAGCGGAAAAAGGCGGACAGCGGGGCGGATGAGATGATCTGCAGCGGTACAAGGCCGATACAGGAACTGCCGCATCAGGTCCTGGGGAAAGGGCAGAAGCTGGTGCTGGATTTCGGAGACCATCAGGTGGGCTATGTAAGCTTTACGATTGATGCCAGGGGAAGCCATTTTGACGCGCCGGCCTATATCCGGCTGAAATTCGCGGAGCGTCCCTCTGAGCTGTTTGACAGAATGGAGGACTGCGAGAGCTGGATCAGCAAGTCCTGGATTCAGGAGGAATTTCTCCATATAGATGTGATGCCGCAGAAGATATCCCTGCCGAGACGCTATGCTTTCCGCTATCTGCAGGCGGAGGTCATAGACACTTCCAGTAAATATGGGATTGTCATAGACGGGGTTTCCGTGGACGCGGTGTCCGCTGTGGATATGGCGGATATCCAGCTTTTGGATTCCGGTGATATGCTGCTTGACAGGATAGACAGGGTGGGCGCAAAGACCCTGATGGACTGCATGCAGTCTGTCTTTGAGGACGGTCCCAAAAGGGACAGGAGGCTGTGGCTGGGGGATTTGAGACTGCAGGCACTGGCAAACTATGAGACCTTTAAGAATTATGATATGGTGAAGAGGTGCCTTTATCTGTTTGCCGGGAGTACGTTTTCAGATGGGAGGATTGCGGCCTGTCTGTTTTTGGAGCCGGAGATTGCAGCGGATGACTCTTACCTCATGGATTATGCACTGCTTTTCGGGGCAATCCTGTGGGAATATTATCAGGAGACAGGGGATGCGGAAACCTTGCGTGAGCTGTATCCTCGTGTCATACAGCAGATTGACTTATGTATGGAGCTGTTTGTGGAAAATGATTTGGTGAAGGAACAGAAGGAGCCGCTTTGTCTGCTTGATTGGACGGTGGAACTGGACCGGCAGGCCGGAACCCAGGGAGTGCTGATTTATTCCATGGGATATGGCGTGAAACTGGCCGGAGAAATGGGGGACGGTGAGACGGCCCGCAGGCTGGTGGTATCTATGGAACGGCTGCGGCAGACGGCGCGGGAAAGCTTCTGGGAGGAAGAAAAGGGGGCCTTTGTCAGCGGGAGCAGTCGGCAGGTCTCCTGGGCGACGCAGGTATGGATGGTTCTGGCAGATGTCCCCGGCAGGGAGGAAAGCTGGAAGCTCCTCCTGCACATGGCGGAAACGGGGTCTGAACTGCCGATGATTACGCCCTATATGTACCACTATTATGTGGAGGCCCTGCTGCACTGCGGCATGAAGGATGAGGCCGTAAATGTGATAAGGAACTACTGGGGCGGGATGGTAAACGAAGGTGCAGATACCTTCTGGGAACTGTATAATCCGGCGAACCCGGATGAATCCCCCTATGGGTCTGTGATGCTGAACAGCTTCTGCCATGCGTGGAGCTGTACACCATCCTATCTGCTGAGGAAGTTATAG
- a CDS encoding alpha-L-rhamnosidase N-terminal domain-containing protein, with the protein MELSRLKVNNQYCPCVDEMPYFSWGITSKKQNVMQKSYHITVTGAEGLVWDSGVVESDASVFVEYKGKPFQSFSDYLWTVTATDNTGDTATATSSFETGFMEKEWSAQWVRSPFAMKKARKGNGGQNPAEYFRKEFVVRQGIKRARVYATCHGAYQLSINGNRADDRELAPEFTLYEKYLCYQVYNVTSLLQEGHNAIGMLVGDGWYDSKNFKSRDRKFKMEHAVLFETRIEYEDGTFETVLSDDKLKVAESPVRSSDLFAGELYDAQMEQEGWNCAGFDDGGWQNGILSGAYYDNLVWLYEVKQGATTIWENYIVYEPDGSPVTTSLNHYAFGCVDDWMFRKISGIDMAAPGFKKIVIKPELTETFTWAKRTYMSEYGRIGTEWHLADKNFSMNVEIPCNTTAVVYLPDGSSKEVGSGNYEFHCIV; encoded by the coding sequence ATGGAACTGTCAAGATTAAAAGTAAACAACCAGTATTGTCCTTGCGTGGATGAAATGCCTTATTTTTCATGGGGCATTACCAGTAAAAAGCAAAATGTGATGCAGAAGTCCTACCACATTACGGTAACAGGAGCGGAAGGTCTTGTATGGGATTCGGGTGTGGTGGAAAGTGATGCGAGCGTTTTTGTGGAGTATAAAGGCAAACCGTTTCAGAGTTTCAGTGACTACCTGTGGACGGTGACAGCGACGGATAACACCGGTGATACCGCCACCGCCACATCCTCCTTTGAAACAGGTTTTATGGAAAAGGAGTGGAGTGCGCAGTGGGTAAGGTCTCCGTTTGCGATGAAAAAAGCCAGGAAAGGGAACGGCGGTCAGAATCCGGCAGAATATTTCCGCAAGGAATTTGTCGTAAGACAGGGAATAAAGAGAGCGCGTGTTTACGCGACCTGCCATGGCGCCTATCAGCTTAGTATCAATGGAAACAGAGCGGATGACAGAGAACTGGCGCCGGAATTTACGCTCTATGAAAAGTACCTGTGTTATCAGGTGTATAACGTAACATCTCTTTTGCAAGAGGGACACAATGCCATAGGAATGTTGGTTGGTGATGGCTGGTATGACAGTAAGAACTTTAAGTCGCGTGACAGGAAATTTAAGATGGAGCACGCAGTGTTGTTTGAAACGAGAATTGAGTATGAAGACGGCACATTTGAGACAGTTCTCTCTGACGATAAGTTGAAAGTTGCCGAAAGTCCGGTTCGTTCTTCGGATTTGTTCGCGGGCGAACTCTACGATGCGCAAATGGAGCAGGAGGGATGGAATTGTGCCGGATTTGATGACGGTGGATGGCAGAATGGAATTCTCTCAGGAGCATACTATGATAATTTAGTGTGGCTCTATGAAGTAAAACAAGGCGCGACTACAATATGGGAAAACTATATTGTCTATGAACCGGACGGCTCGCCGGTTACAACAAGTTTGAATCACTATGCGTTTGGCTGTGTGGATGACTGGATGTTCCGCAAAATCAGCGGTATCGATATGGCAGCGCCTGGTTTTAAGAAAATTGTGATTAAGCCGGAGCTGACGGAGACTTTTACATGGGCGAAACGTACTTATATGAGTGAATACGGACGAATCGGTACGGAGTGGCATCTGGCTGACAAAAATTTCAGCATGAATGTGGAGATTCCCTGTAATACTACGGCTGTTGTGTACCTGCCGGATGGAAGTTCCAAGGAAGTGGGGAGCGGGAATTATGAGTTTCACTGTATCGTTTGA
- a CDS encoding alpha/beta hydrolase yields MKKYMKILAMIMLVLLILAVGFVGYVYKKNATFLPALFGIGGFPNIKKEDYYQADGTFRKAEKDDKMAFFMQHPVFGGYKHMFFNVEDNVLKAIAPAKYADFLKAQGRSDQMENALEAFNYLIRLVESGEAQLISDINSKEMIEQNPYQSHLTGMFYKGKQGKPLAVVVPGGGFISNVTDCEGYPVAMKLHKLGYSVLVISYPIGKQLGETEHEKQGQAAVRELVQVIRYLKEHEQELSVDMDDYAIFGFSAGGMMTTAYSFANYEDCCHKVKLPRPKVIFPMYGLDWNVKALEQDKGLAVFSIAGREDEYGFGNVEKRLPQLKSVLGEDNVSVRIYDNLGHGFGIGSNTIVPHWIEEAVEFWEAHRK; encoded by the coding sequence ATGAAAAAATATATGAAAATTCTGGCAATGATAATGCTCGTGCTGCTCATTTTGGCAGTCGGCTTTGTGGGGTATGTTTATAAGAAAAATGCGACGTTTCTGCCGGCACTGTTTGGCATCGGCGGTTTTCCGAATATAAAAAAGGAAGATTATTATCAGGCAGACGGAACATTCCGGAAAGCGGAAAAAGATGATAAAATGGCATTTTTTATGCAGCATCCGGTGTTTGGCGGCTATAAGCATATGTTTTTTAATGTTGAGGATAACGTGTTAAAAGCGATTGCCCCGGCAAAATATGCAGATTTTCTAAAAGCGCAGGGCAGAAGTGATCAGATGGAAAATGCACTGGAGGCTTTTAATTACCTGATCCGGCTTGTGGAAAGTGGAGAGGCGCAGTTGATTTCCGATATTAACTCGAAAGAAATGATAGAACAGAATCCATATCAGTCTCATTTGACCGGAATGTTTTACAAAGGAAAGCAAGGAAAACCATTGGCGGTGGTCGTTCCCGGAGGTGGATTTATCAGTAATGTGACGGACTGCGAGGGATATCCCGTGGCAATGAAATTACACAAGTTGGGGTACTCCGTATTGGTAATCAGTTACCCGATTGGCAAACAGCTGGGAGAAACGGAACATGAAAAACAGGGGCAGGCAGCGGTCAGGGAGCTGGTGCAGGTAATCCGTTATCTGAAGGAGCATGAGCAGGAACTGTCTGTGGATATGGATGACTATGCGATATTCGGTTTCTCGGCAGGCGGCATGATGACTACGGCATATTCCTTCGCAAATTACGAGGACTGCTGTCACAAAGTAAAACTGCCGAGACCGAAAGTGATTTTCCCGATGTATGGTCTGGACTGGAATGTGAAAGCGCTTGAGCAGGATAAGGGACTGGCGGTATTTTCCATCGCAGGGCGCGAGGATGAATACGGATTCGGAAATGTAGAGAAGAGACTTCCGCAATTGAAATCCGTGTTGGGTGAGGACAATGTGTCTGTACGGATTTACGATAATCTCGGACATGGATTTGGTATTGGTTCCAATACCATAGTACCTCATTGGATTGAAGAGGCAGTGGAATTCTGGGAGGCACATCGGAAATAA
- a CDS encoding MFS transporter, with product MSEKSKKQKVSIVEKMGLFMVCAGNIPLMGLLSGFFMIYYTNVVGLEPAALATLFLISKVVDGISDPIMGYFLDKFPVTKMGKFRPMIILGTIICVINYILLWFGAVWIPVGKYVIVYVTYLLLGWTFDIMDISKNSLLPVMSADDRERNSLSIFNALGTMIGGAVLAVAAPILVAEGTLQNYYVLIFGSMAMVLVLSIAGALCVKERVAFEGKKEESYTFRELLQFLRYKPVWALFVLALVVGVGSNIAGGAGAYFYTYIMGDMTLMSGVSLVSMITALVGIFLGPILANRFGKKQIFVMAIVVSILFSALRLIDVRSMLLIYISTVAGGVAGGCIAPLSTSIQADNTTYVQYKTGKRAEAAIASLTSFITKVAQGLGGAIPGYVLAATGFVTGSVAQPESINTGIILCVLILPIILNSAGAILFGTQYTLDKKAVEEMHTAIAARSNK from the coding sequence ATGAGTGAGAAGAGTAAAAAACAAAAGGTTAGTATCGTGGAAAAAATGGGCTTATTTATGGTATGTGCGGGAAATATTCCACTGATGGGATTATTGTCAGGATTCTTTATGATTTACTATACGAATGTGGTTGGTCTGGAACCGGCAGCACTGGCGACCCTGTTTTTAATATCCAAGGTGGTGGATGGAATCAGCGACCCGATTATGGGATATTTTCTGGACAAATTTCCGGTAACAAAAATGGGAAAATTTCGCCCTATGATTATTCTGGGAACAATCATCTGTGTTATAAATTATATTTTACTGTGGTTTGGCGCAGTCTGGATTCCGGTCGGAAAATATGTGATTGTGTATGTGACGTATCTTCTGCTGGGCTGGACGTTTGATATTATGGATATCTCCAAGAACAGTCTGCTCCCGGTCATGAGCGCGGATGACAGGGAGAGAAACAGTCTGTCGATTTTCAATGCGTTGGGAACAATGATAGGTGGCGCGGTACTGGCTGTGGCAGCACCGATTCTTGTGGCGGAAGGAACGTTACAGAACTATTACGTGTTAATTTTCGGTTCCATGGCCATGGTGTTGGTTTTATCTATTGCAGGGGCTCTTTGTGTAAAGGAAAGAGTAGCTTTTGAAGGAAAAAAAGAAGAAAGTTATACATTCAGGGAATTGTTACAGTTTTTGCGGTATAAACCTGTCTGGGCACTGTTTGTACTGGCACTGGTAGTCGGGGTGGGCAGTAATATAGCAGGAGGAGCCGGCGCTTATTTTTACACATATATAATGGGTGATATGACGCTTATGTCAGGGGTGTCACTTGTTTCAATGATAACTGCTCTGGTGGGAATTTTCCTTGGACCAATTCTGGCAAACCGGTTTGGAAAGAAACAGATTTTTGTAATGGCAATCGTCGTATCCATCCTGTTTTCCGCACTGCGTTTGATTGATGTGAGATCTATGCTTTTGATCTATATTAGTACAGTGGCAGGAGGTGTGGCAGGCGGATGTATAGCACCGCTGTCAACCAGTATACAGGCAGATAATACTACTTACGTGCAGTATAAAACCGGAAAACGTGCAGAAGCGGCGATCGCATCGCTTACATCTTTTATTACAAAAGTGGCGCAGGGACTCGGAGGAGCGATTCCGGGGTATGTATTGGCAGCTACAGGTTTTGTTACCGGCTCGGTTGCCCAGCCGGAGAGTATCAATACAGGAATTATCCTCTGCGTACTGATACTTCCGATTATCCTGAATTCCGCAGGGGCGATTCTTTTTGGTACACAGTATACGTTGGATAAAAAAGCAGTAGAGGAAATGCACACGGCAATCGCAGCGCGCAGCAATAAGTAA
- a CDS encoding alpha/beta hydrolase: protein MGKYKGLFWPAILGVKHMPKVKESEFYNDAGGFRRATINDKIAFFLQHPVWEGRPELFMKTGSPKEIYAMSGMSVHGLCNLIGQPAQAQSIVDGFNYVVEQKGLKKVHFISGLYAEDEVRRDPDKGKVQGILFQGEPGKPVAVLIAGGGFDGVASYLESIPAAMELHRRGYSAFVLVYRVNVELHETEPQAKGGEASKDVLPAVRYLIGHQAEYGYTMDGFGMFGFSAGGLMTTAYAFSDYKDCCHKHNLPRPAAIFPIYGLHWELKVHEEDKGLAIFSRVGRDDPTGFAAVEKIIPDIRKALGQENVDIVMYDKLGHGFGLGIDTAADGWLRDAVAFWEEHRKC, encoded by the coding sequence ATGGGTAAGTACAAAGGACTGTTCTGGCCGGCAATCTTAGGCGTCAAGCATATGCCGAAGGTAAAGGAATCGGAGTTTTACAATGACGCGGGAGGGTTCCGCAGGGCTACGATCAATGACAAGATTGCGTTCTTCCTGCAGCATCCCGTATGGGAGGGCAGGCCGGAGCTTTTTATGAAGACCGGGTCGCCAAAGGAAATATATGCCATGTCAGGCATGAGCGTCCATGGTTTGTGCAATCTTATCGGGCAGCCCGCACAGGCGCAGAGCATCGTGGATGGTTTCAACTATGTCGTGGAGCAGAAAGGGCTGAAAAAGGTGCATTTCATCAGCGGGCTTTATGCGGAGGATGAGGTAAGGCGTGATCCCGACAAGGGAAAGGTACAGGGGATCCTGTTCCAGGGGGAGCCAGGGAAGCCCGTGGCTGTGCTGATTGCGGGCGGCGGGTTTGACGGCGTAGCCTCTTATTTGGAGAGCATCCCGGCAGCCATGGAACTGCACAGGAGGGGATACAGTGCGTTTGTGCTGGTCTACCGTGTGAATGTGGAGCTGCATGAAACCGAACCGCAGGCCAAGGGCGGGGAGGCATCCAAGGATGTGCTGCCGGCGGTAAGGTATCTGATAGGGCATCAGGCAGAGTACGGCTATACGATGGACGGCTTTGGTATGTTCGGGTTCTCCGCTGGAGGCCTGATGACGACAGCCTACGCATTTTCTGATTATAAGGACTGCTGCCATAAACATAATTTGCCAAGGCCCGCCGCCATCTTCCCCATCTATGGCCTGCACTGGGAGCTTAAGGTTCACGAGGAGGACAAGGGGCTTGCTATATTTTCCAGGGTCGGGCGGGATGACCCTACCGGTTTTGCGGCCGTGGAGAAGATCATCCCGGACATCAGGAAAGCGCTGGGGCAGGAAAATGTCGATATCGTCATGTATGATAAGCTGGGTCATGGCTTTGGCCTGGGGATAGATACTGCGGCAGATGGCTGGCTGCGGGATGCAGTCGCATTCTGGGAGGAGCATCGGAAATGTTGA